The Thamnophis elegans isolate rThaEle1 chromosome Z, rThaEle1.pri, whole genome shotgun sequence genome contains a region encoding:
- the LOC116522086 gene encoding uncharacterized protein LOC116522086 isoform X3, which produces MPGSRGGKPREAANPAVGGGTESVTERVLREAHSLYVQQGHGLVSIGERLGLTLLPPRRRVTVMVMGNHSAGKSSFINWYVEEHIQRTGVAIETQGFTFITSGKKRESLTGNATLHLYPHFQILQNFKGQLCDLILVFFDPMGQALCKRTLNIVEKINEEHGDKLRFYLSKADEAGAEGDRQRVLMQIVQELCKRPGLNKCGFDMPTIYIPSPSKPIRCVNQIEEVCRTIEKTISQTVQHTLNALERDCQLIEEATQRLLEDDKEARNSNFRAFFRGVFLGLAGCLLPIFLLLTLIFGTTFARQLWTLVLGEKQSQALELYIQPVASVWKFVPEDQTLTVFFGLLFLSILFLLLASYTLRMKPTLSRKQKRQLEDRRDYVLDVVLAKKRKLYEEYLRQSIGEQDLS; this is translated from the exons ATGCCAGGGAGCCGGGGCGGGAAGCCCCGAGAAGCCGCCAACCCCGCCGTGGGCGGTGGGACGGAGTCGGTGACAGAACGAGTCCTCCGGGAGGCCCACTCGCTTTATGTGCAGCAGGGTCATG GTTTGGTGTCCATAGGAGAGCGCCTGGGCCTGACCCTGCTTCCCCCTCGCCGTAGAGTGACTGTCATGGTGATGGGCAACCACAGTGCTGGGAAGAGCAGCTTTATCAACTG GTATGTGGAGGAACACATCCAACGTACTGGGGTTGCTATTGAGACTCAGGGCTTCACCTTCATCACCAGTGGAAAAAAGCGAGAATCTCTCACG GGCAATGCTACACTCCACCTCTATCCTCATTTTCAGATTTTGCAAAACTTCAAAG GCCAACTCTGCGATCTCATCCTGGTCTTCTTTGATCCCATGGGGCAGGCCCTTTGCAAACGTACCTTAAATATAGTGGAGAAGATCAATGAAGAGCACGGAGACAAGTTACGCTTTTATCTGAGCAAAGCTGATGAGGCAGGCGCTGAGGGTGACCGACAG AGAGTGTTGATGCAAATTGTTCAAGAACTTTGTAAACGCCCTGGCCTCAATAAATGTGGGTTTGACATGCCTACAATTTATATTCCCAGCCCCAGTAAG CCGATTCGGTGCGTTAATCAGATTGAGGAGGTCTGTCGCACAATTGAGAAGACCATCAGCCAGACTGTGCAGCATACACTCAATGCCTTGGAAAGGGATTGCCAGCTCATAGAAGAGGCCACACAGCGTTTGCTAGAGGATGACAA GGAGGCCAGAAACAGCAACTTCCGTGCTTTCTTCCGCGGGGTGTTTCTGGGCCTAGCAGGTTGCCTACtgcctatttttcttcttctgacatTGATATTTGGTACAACATTTGCTCGCCAACTGTGGACCTTGGTCCTGGGGGAGAAGCAAAGCCAGGCCCTGGAACTATACATA CAGCCGGTTGCATCAGTCTGGAAGTTTGTCCCTGAAGATCAAACCTTAACAGTATTTTTTGGTCTTCTCTTCCTCTCGATCCTCTTCCTACTCTTGGCCAGCTACACTCTCAG AATGAAGCCCACTCTCTCCAGAAAGCAAAAGCGGCAGCTGGAAGATCGACGGGATTACGTGTTGGATGTGGTCTTGGCTAAGAAG AGAAAGCTCTATGAGGAATACCTTCGACAGAGCATTGGTGAACAGGACTTGAGCTGA
- the LOC116522086 gene encoding EH domain-containing protein 1-like isoform X1: MPGSRGGKPREAANPAVGGGTESVTERVLREAHSLYVQQGHGLVSIGERLGLTLLPPRRRVTVMVMGNHSAGKSSFINWYVEEHIQRTGVAIETQGFTFITSGKKRESLTGNATLHLYPHFQILQNFKGVPEYLSTEICTSKQKQFSLITFLDTPGLVDGDMKYPFDVEGALIWFGQLCDLILVFFDPMGQALCKRTLNIVEKINEEHGDKLRFYLSKADEAGAEGDRQRVLMQIVQELCKRPGLNKCGFDMPTIYIPSPSKPIRCVNQIEEVCRTIEKTISQTVQHTLNALERDCQLIEEATQRLLEDDKEARNSNFRAFFRGVFLGLAGCLLPIFLLLTLIFGTTFARQLWTLVLGEKQSQALELYIQPVASVWKFVPEDQTLTVFFGLLFLSILFLLLASYTLRMKPTLSRKQKRQLEDRRDYVLDVVLAKKRKLYEEYLRQSIGEQDLS, encoded by the exons ATGCCAGGGAGCCGGGGCGGGAAGCCCCGAGAAGCCGCCAACCCCGCCGTGGGCGGTGGGACGGAGTCGGTGACAGAACGAGTCCTCCGGGAGGCCCACTCGCTTTATGTGCAGCAGGGTCATG GTTTGGTGTCCATAGGAGAGCGCCTGGGCCTGACCCTGCTTCCCCCTCGCCGTAGAGTGACTGTCATGGTGATGGGCAACCACAGTGCTGGGAAGAGCAGCTTTATCAACTG GTATGTGGAGGAACACATCCAACGTACTGGGGTTGCTATTGAGACTCAGGGCTTCACCTTCATCACCAGTGGAAAAAAGCGAGAATCTCTCACG GGCAATGCTACACTCCACCTCTATCCTCATTTTCAGATTTTGCAAAACTTCAAAG GAGTGCCAGAATATCTGAGTACTGAGATTTGTACCTCCAAGCAGAAACAATTTTCTCTGATCACTTTTCTTGATACACCAGGCTTGGTGGATGGTGATATGAAATACCCTTTTGATGTGGAGGGAGCACTGATCTGGTTTG GCCAACTCTGCGATCTCATCCTGGTCTTCTTTGATCCCATGGGGCAGGCCCTTTGCAAACGTACCTTAAATATAGTGGAGAAGATCAATGAAGAGCACGGAGACAAGTTACGCTTTTATCTGAGCAAAGCTGATGAGGCAGGCGCTGAGGGTGACCGACAG AGAGTGTTGATGCAAATTGTTCAAGAACTTTGTAAACGCCCTGGCCTCAATAAATGTGGGTTTGACATGCCTACAATTTATATTCCCAGCCCCAGTAAG CCGATTCGGTGCGTTAATCAGATTGAGGAGGTCTGTCGCACAATTGAGAAGACCATCAGCCAGACTGTGCAGCATACACTCAATGCCTTGGAAAGGGATTGCCAGCTCATAGAAGAGGCCACACAGCGTTTGCTAGAGGATGACAA GGAGGCCAGAAACAGCAACTTCCGTGCTTTCTTCCGCGGGGTGTTTCTGGGCCTAGCAGGTTGCCTACtgcctatttttcttcttctgacatTGATATTTGGTACAACATTTGCTCGCCAACTGTGGACCTTGGTCCTGGGGGAGAAGCAAAGCCAGGCCCTGGAACTATACATA CAGCCGGTTGCATCAGTCTGGAAGTTTGTCCCTGAAGATCAAACCTTAACAGTATTTTTTGGTCTTCTCTTCCTCTCGATCCTCTTCCTACTCTTGGCCAGCTACACTCTCAG AATGAAGCCCACTCTCTCCAGAAAGCAAAAGCGGCAGCTGGAAGATCGACGGGATTACGTGTTGGATGTGGTCTTGGCTAAGAAG AGAAAGCTCTATGAGGAATACCTTCGACAGAGCATTGGTGAACAGGACTTGAGCTGA
- the LOC116522086 gene encoding EH domain-containing protein 1-like isoform X2, with the protein MPGSRGGKPREAANPAVGGGTESVTERVLREAHSLYVQQGHGLVSIGERLGLTLLPPRRRVTVMVMGNHSAGKSSFINWYVEEHIQRTGVAIETQGFTFITSGKKRESLTGNATLHLYPHFQILQNFKGVPEYLSTEICTSKQKQFSLITFLDTPGLVDGDMKYPFDVEGALIWFGQLCDLILVFFDPMGQALCKRTLNIVEKINEEHGDKLRFYLSKADEAGAEGDRQRVLMQIVQELCKRPGLNKCGFDMPTIYIPSPSKPIRCVNQIEEVCRTIEKTISQTVQHTLNALERDCQLIEEATQRLLEDDKEARNSNFRAFFRGVFLGLAGCLLPIFLLLTLIFGTTFARQLWTLVLGEKQSQALELYIPVASVWKFVPEDQTLTVFFGLLFLSILFLLLASYTLRMKPTLSRKQKRQLEDRRDYVLDVVLAKKRKLYEEYLRQSIGEQDLS; encoded by the exons ATGCCAGGGAGCCGGGGCGGGAAGCCCCGAGAAGCCGCCAACCCCGCCGTGGGCGGTGGGACGGAGTCGGTGACAGAACGAGTCCTCCGGGAGGCCCACTCGCTTTATGTGCAGCAGGGTCATG GTTTGGTGTCCATAGGAGAGCGCCTGGGCCTGACCCTGCTTCCCCCTCGCCGTAGAGTGACTGTCATGGTGATGGGCAACCACAGTGCTGGGAAGAGCAGCTTTATCAACTG GTATGTGGAGGAACACATCCAACGTACTGGGGTTGCTATTGAGACTCAGGGCTTCACCTTCATCACCAGTGGAAAAAAGCGAGAATCTCTCACG GGCAATGCTACACTCCACCTCTATCCTCATTTTCAGATTTTGCAAAACTTCAAAG GAGTGCCAGAATATCTGAGTACTGAGATTTGTACCTCCAAGCAGAAACAATTTTCTCTGATCACTTTTCTTGATACACCAGGCTTGGTGGATGGTGATATGAAATACCCTTTTGATGTGGAGGGAGCACTGATCTGGTTTG GCCAACTCTGCGATCTCATCCTGGTCTTCTTTGATCCCATGGGGCAGGCCCTTTGCAAACGTACCTTAAATATAGTGGAGAAGATCAATGAAGAGCACGGAGACAAGTTACGCTTTTATCTGAGCAAAGCTGATGAGGCAGGCGCTGAGGGTGACCGACAG AGAGTGTTGATGCAAATTGTTCAAGAACTTTGTAAACGCCCTGGCCTCAATAAATGTGGGTTTGACATGCCTACAATTTATATTCCCAGCCCCAGTAAG CCGATTCGGTGCGTTAATCAGATTGAGGAGGTCTGTCGCACAATTGAGAAGACCATCAGCCAGACTGTGCAGCATACACTCAATGCCTTGGAAAGGGATTGCCAGCTCATAGAAGAGGCCACACAGCGTTTGCTAGAGGATGACAA GGAGGCCAGAAACAGCAACTTCCGTGCTTTCTTCCGCGGGGTGTTTCTGGGCCTAGCAGGTTGCCTACtgcctatttttcttcttctgacatTGATATTTGGTACAACATTTGCTCGCCAACTGTGGACCTTGGTCCTGGGGGAGAAGCAAAGCCAGGCCCTGGAACTATACATA CCGGTTGCATCAGTCTGGAAGTTTGTCCCTGAAGATCAAACCTTAACAGTATTTTTTGGTCTTCTCTTCCTCTCGATCCTCTTCCTACTCTTGGCCAGCTACACTCTCAG AATGAAGCCCACTCTCTCCAGAAAGCAAAAGCGGCAGCTGGAAGATCGACGGGATTACGTGTTGGATGTGGTCTTGGCTAAGAAG AGAAAGCTCTATGAGGAATACCTTCGACAGAGCATTGGTGAACAGGACTTGAGCTGA